One Streptosporangium sp. NBC_01495 DNA window includes the following coding sequences:
- a CDS encoding ATP-binding protein yields the protein MLVRQTLIQWEITHFQEQADLLVTELTANAVRHARVGDASVKVLLTYAAGTLRIEVRDRDRTTLPIWREPGSEEETGRGLLIVDACADRWGVRLAESGKTVWCELATPSSDR from the coding sequence ATGTTGGTACGGCAGACGCTCATCCAATGGGAGATCACGCACTTCCAGGAGCAGGCCGACCTTCTTGTCACGGAGCTGACGGCTAACGCGGTCAGGCACGCCCGCGTAGGTGACGCGTCCGTGAAGGTCCTGCTGACGTACGCAGCCGGAACGCTCAGGATCGAGGTCCGCGACCGTGACAGGACCACCCTGCCGATATGGCGGGAACCGGGTTCCGAGGAGGAGACGGGACGAGGACTTCTGATCGTTGACGCCTGCGCCGATCGCTGGGGAGTCCGGCTGGCGGAGTCCGGCAAGACGGTCTGGTGCGAGCTCGCCACCCCTTCGTCCGATAGGTAG